From the genome of Psychrilyobacter atlanticus DSM 19335, one region includes:
- a CDS encoding YifB family Mg chelatase-like AAA ATPase — protein sequence MVSKVLSSSYIGIESYILEVEADIMAGLPSFNIVGLADVAISESKERVRAAVKNSGYEIPARRIVINLSPAGIRKEGASFDLSIAIGILASLGEVENKKLEKYIVLGELSLNGNIRKIDGAINSVICAKENGVSGIILPRENYLEASVIKGVEIIPVDNLVQVVEFLNDKIEIESPKVESRKEENDYLVDFKEVKGQVQAKRCIEIAAAGGHNFYMIGTPGAGKSMLAKRLPTILPIMNEDEIIESTKIYSSTGLLTKDMPIINRRPFRSPHHSSSMVSIVGGGRVPKAGEISLAHNGVLFLDEVTEFPRLVLETLRQPLEDKKVSITRAEYRVEMPADMVLIMASNPCPCGNLFENRCTCSPFQINRYQHKISGPLLDRIDLYLEIKKLSSSELSSYKEGESSIRIRGRVEKARKIQWKRFGNSKINGNMTPKEIKTHCKLDDRSKKVLIDSIDVFGLSGRSYDKVLKVGRTIADLEGSENIELSHIMEALSYRKK from the coding sequence ATGGTTTCAAAGGTACTCAGTTCCAGTTATATAGGTATAGAATCATATATATTAGAGGTAGAAGCTGATATAATGGCTGGACTACCCAGCTTTAATATAGTAGGGTTAGCAGATGTAGCTATCTCTGAAAGTAAGGAAAGGGTCAGAGCTGCGGTTAAAAATAGCGGGTATGAAATACCTGCAAGGAGGATAGTAATAAATCTTTCACCTGCTGGTATCAGAAAGGAAGGAGCTTCCTTTGATCTTTCTATAGCTATAGGTATATTAGCTAGTTTAGGAGAGGTGGAAAATAAAAAGTTAGAGAAATATATAGTATTAGGAGAACTCTCTTTAAATGGTAATATCAGAAAGATTGACGGAGCTATAAATTCGGTTATCTGTGCTAAAGAAAACGGTGTCTCAGGAATAATTCTGCCTAGGGAGAACTATTTGGAAGCCAGTGTTATAAAGGGGGTGGAGATAATACCGGTGGATAACCTGGTTCAGGTAGTTGAATTTTTAAACGATAAGATAGAAATAGAATCACCAAAAGTGGAGTCTAGGAAGGAAGAGAACGATTATTTAGTGGATTTTAAGGAGGTAAAGGGACAGGTTCAAGCGAAAAGGTGTATAGAGATAGCAGCAGCAGGGGGTCATAATTTTTATATGATAGGAACTCCAGGAGCCGGAAAATCAATGTTAGCAAAACGATTGCCTACTATATTACCTATTATGAATGAGGATGAAATAATCGAATCAACCAAGATATACAGTAGTACAGGACTCCTGACAAAAGATATGCCTATAATAAATAGAAGACCATTTAGAAGTCCCCACCATAGCAGTTCCATGGTTTCCATTGTAGGAGGAGGGAGAGTTCCAAAAGCCGGTGAAATAAGTCTGGCCCATAATGGTGTTTTGTTTTTAGATGAAGTTACAGAATTTCCAAGACTAGTTTTAGAAACATTGAGACAGCCCCTGGAGGATAAAAAAGTATCTATAACCAGGGCAGAATATAGGGTAGAGATGCCGGCAGATATGGTCCTTATAATGGCTTCTAATCCATGTCCATGTGGAAACTTATTTGAAAATAGGTGCACCTGCAGCCCATTTCAGATAAATAGATATCAGCATAAAATTTCAGGACCCCTGTTGGATAGGATAGATCTGTATTTAGAGATAAAAAAATTATCGAGCTCAGAACTGTCCTCCTACAAGGAGGGAGAAAGTTCTATAAGGATAAGGGGAAGGGTTGAAAAAGCAAGAAAAATACAGTGGAAAAGATTTGGAAATTCAAAAATTAATGGAAATATGACTCCTAAGGAGATAAAAACACACTGTAAATTAGATGATAGGAGTAAAAAAGTGTTGATCGATTCCATAGACGTATTTGGGCTCTCTGGTAGGAGTTATGATAAGGTACTCAAGGTGGGGAGGACAATTGCTGATTTAGAGGGAAGTGAAAATATAGAATTATCCCATATTATGGAAGCCCTCAGTTATAGAAAAAAATAA
- the pepI gene encoding proline iminopeptidase produces MKITEGYMPYLEYKTYYRIVGECKGDKKPLVLLHGGPGSTHNYFEILDKVAEDGRAVIMYDQLGCGLSATPSRPDLWNAQTWIDELIQLRKHLALDEIHLLGQSWGGMQAIQYACEYKPKGIKSYILSSTLPSASIWEKEQRRRVAYLPKDMQEAIAQAEKTNDYSSKEYQKAEAEFMVRHCAGEITADSPECLRRPKVSGTEAYITAWGQNEFCPSGTLKNFDFTKKIEDIEEPCLITSGLLDLCSPLVAKTMYDKIPNSEWELFEYSRHMPFVEENNKYIEILNRWLNKND; encoded by the coding sequence ATGAAAATTACCGAAGGTTATATGCCGTATTTAGAATACAAAACTTATTATCGTATAGTAGGAGAATGTAAAGGTGATAAAAAGCCACTGGTTTTATTACATGGCGGACCTGGATCAACTCATAACTATTTTGAGATCCTTGATAAAGTAGCAGAAGATGGCCGGGCAGTTATCATGTACGATCAATTGGGCTGCGGACTATCTGCCACGCCTTCTCGTCCCGATCTATGGAATGCCCAAACGTGGATCGATGAATTGATCCAACTGCGTAAACACTTAGCTTTAGATGAAATTCATCTCTTAGGCCAATCCTGGGGGGGAATGCAGGCGATCCAATATGCTTGTGAGTACAAACCTAAAGGAATCAAAAGTTATATACTATCCAGCACTTTACCATCTGCTTCCATATGGGAAAAAGAACAGCGTAGAAGAGTTGCATACCTTCCAAAAGACATGCAGGAAGCTATAGCTCAGGCTGAAAAAACTAACGATTATTCCTCGAAAGAATACCAAAAAGCAGAGGCCGAATTCATGGTTCGTCATTGCGCAGGTGAAATAACAGCTGATTCCCCAGAGTGTTTGAGACGTCCAAAAGTTTCCGGAACAGAAGCGTATATAACTGCATGGGGTCAAAATGAGTTTTGTCCCTCTGGAACTCTTAAAAACTTTGATTTCACAAAAAAAATTGAAGATATAGAAGAACCTTGTCTAATTACTAGTGGTTTACTCGATCTCTGTTCTCCTCTTGTTGCCAAAACAATGTATGATAAAATTCCCAACTCAGAGTGGGAGTTATTTGAATACAGTCGTCATATGCCATTTGTAGAAGAAAACAATAAATATATAGAAATTCTCAATAGATGGCTGAACAAGAATGACTAA
- a CDS encoding peptide MFS transporter, which translates to MEKAGKKPFGFYVCSMAFVLERFSFYSAKWLIAVFLVAKIADGGLGIEPGDAAKMTANLVAFTYLAPIIGGYLSDKVFGARYLVPIGMLLMGAGYLVGWQANSTGMVNLMIILLSLGTGLFKCQTNAITGRLFDDPGELDGAFSTQYSFVNVGAFLGTTIIGLLVGFKGYSFCFLVIAIVMFVNAAFFIYGWRFLGDTGKKPFKIAENKEEKKAEVKEEKVPLTTIEKKRIGAIVLVSIFSIIFWVLWYLAYMPVYYYWGGDNGAANWMIGNFTIPTAWFDSLNAFMCIALGPVLGKVWSTLAKRPKGDLSMFKKTALGMMLMGLSYVIFALADISRGNNLAPIAWIIAMGVVLSTGEMVFSPLGNSFIAKFSPPRLLTGMMSIWVLAVFFAGKSYGYLYAYTLKFDFAKAYLVIAAIAIFAGIILWGLDKKLNSLVVEEAEEVEVTA; encoded by the coding sequence ATGGAAAAAGCAGGAAAAAAACCATTTGGATTTTATGTATGTTCAATGGCTTTCGTATTGGAAAGGTTTTCGTTTTATTCAGCTAAATGGTTAATCGCAGTATTCTTAGTTGCTAAGATAGCAGATGGTGGATTAGGAATTGAGCCAGGGGATGCAGCAAAGATGACAGCCAACTTGGTAGCATTCACTTATTTAGCACCAATAATCGGGGGATATCTTTCAGATAAAGTATTTGGTGCCAGATACCTTGTGCCTATCGGTATGCTACTCATGGGAGCAGGTTACTTAGTGGGATGGCAGGCTAATAGTACCGGGATGGTTAACTTGATGATTATCTTATTATCTTTAGGTACAGGGTTATTTAAGTGCCAAACAAATGCTATAACTGGTAGACTATTCGATGATCCCGGAGAATTAGACGGTGCATTTTCTACTCAATATTCATTTGTTAATGTTGGTGCTTTCCTGGGGACAACTATTATCGGTTTGCTTGTAGGATTTAAAGGGTATTCTTTCTGTTTTTTAGTTATTGCAATAGTGATGTTTGTTAATGCAGCATTCTTCATCTATGGATGGAGATTTTTAGGAGATACAGGTAAAAAGCCATTTAAGATTGCTGAGAATAAAGAGGAGAAAAAAGCTGAAGTAAAGGAAGAAAAAGTTCCTTTAACTACAATTGAAAAGAAAAGAATTGGTGCTATTGTTTTAGTGTCGATCTTCTCAATTATCTTCTGGGTACTATGGTATTTAGCATATATGCCTGTTTATTACTATTGGGGTGGAGACAACGGAGCTGCAAACTGGATGATTGGAAACTTTACAATCCCTACAGCTTGGTTTGATTCATTGAATGCATTTATGTGTATAGCATTAGGACCAGTTTTAGGTAAAGTATGGTCTACATTAGCTAAGAGACCTAAGGGAGACTTAAGCATGTTCAAGAAAACAGCTTTAGGTATGATGCTTATGGGATTATCCTATGTGATATTTGCACTGGCTGACATTTCAAGAGGAAATAACCTTGCTCCTATCGCCTGGATAATTGCAATGGGTGTTGTACTATCAACAGGTGAAATGGTATTTTCTCCACTTGGGAATTCATTTATCGCAAAATTCTCACCACCAAGATTATTAACTGGTATGATGAGTATCTGGGTATTAGCAGTGTTCTTTGCAGGTAAATCATATGGTTACTTATATGCGTATACGCTAAAGTTTGACTTTGCAAAGGCATATCTTGTTATTGCAGCAATTGCTATCTTCGCCGGAATTATCCTTTGGGGACTGGACAAGAAGTTAAACAGTTTAGTTGTAGAAGAAGCAGAAGAAGTAGAAGTAACAGCTTAA
- the ychF gene encoding redox-regulated ATPase YchF: protein MIGIGIVGLPNVGKSTLFNAITKAGAAEAANYPFCTIEPNVGMVTVPDSRLEELSKIINPQRVQHATVEFTDIAGLVKGAAGGEGLGNKFLTHIKNTQAICQVVRCFEDENVVHVDGSVDPIRDIEVINAELILADLDAVERGIEKQGKLVRAKNKEAMALVPVLEKCKTHLEDSKLLNTLKLTLEELETIKGYQLLTVKPMMFAANVSDSDLATGNEYVEKVIEYVKDLDAEVVIVSAQVESELQEMEEEDREMFLEELGVTEPGLNRLIRGGYKLLGLQTYFTAGVKEVRAWTIKVGDTAPKAAGEIHTDFEKGFIRAKVVGYDEFVKNNGWKGSQEAGSLRLEGKEYIVKDGDLMEFLFNV, encoded by the coding sequence ATGATTGGAATAGGAATCGTTGGACTACCAAATGTAGGTAAATCAACATTATTTAATGCAATAACAAAGGCAGGAGCGGCAGAAGCAGCAAATTATCCTTTTTGTACCATAGAACCAAATGTAGGGATGGTAACAGTACCTGACAGCAGATTAGAGGAACTATCTAAGATAATAAATCCTCAAAGGGTACAACATGCTACAGTAGAATTTACAGATATCGCAGGATTAGTAAAGGGTGCAGCCGGTGGAGAAGGGTTAGGAAATAAATTCTTAACACATATCAAAAATACCCAGGCAATCTGTCAGGTTGTAAGATGTTTTGAGGATGAAAATGTAGTTCATGTAGACGGGTCTGTAGATCCTATAAGAGATATCGAAGTAATAAATGCTGAACTTATCCTGGCGGATTTAGATGCTGTAGAGAGAGGTATAGAAAAGCAGGGTAAATTGGTCAGAGCTAAAAACAAGGAAGCTATGGCATTGGTTCCTGTATTGGAAAAATGTAAAACTCACTTGGAAGATTCTAAGTTATTAAATACGTTGAAATTAACTTTAGAAGAGTTAGAAACTATAAAGGGATATCAGTTATTAACAGTAAAGCCTATGATGTTTGCTGCTAATGTATCTGACAGTGATCTTGCTACAGGAAATGAATATGTAGAGAAGGTAATTGAATATGTAAAAGATCTAGATGCAGAGGTTGTAATCGTATCAGCTCAGGTTGAATCTGAATTGCAGGAGATGGAAGAGGAAGATAGAGAGATGTTTTTAGAGGAACTAGGAGTAACTGAACCTGGATTAAACAGACTTATCCGTGGTGGATATAAATTATTAGGTCTTCAAACTTATTTTACGGCAGGTGTAAAAGAAGTTAGAGCATGGACTATAAAGGTAGGAGACACTGCTCCTAAAGCAGCTGGAGAGATCCACACTGATTTTGAAAAAGGATTTATTAGAGCTAAAGTAGTAGGATATGATGAATTTGTTAAAAATAATGGTTGGAAGGGTTCTCAGGAAGCAGGATCACTTAGACTTGAAGGAAAAGAGTACATTGTAAAAGATGGAGACCTAATGGAATTCTTATTCAATGTATAA
- a CDS encoding MBL fold metallo-hydrolase produces the protein MNIKEFKLGMMPTNGFLVWKDKEAVLFDCGGANLSELEKFIEENSLTLKKVIFTHGHYDHIAGLLKLKEIYPNIEVYIGEEEKGFFTDSALSLSDYLAKIDFKYEDSYKTVKDGDTIDEFVVIDTPGHTQGGKCFYHEESGIVVVGDTMFKGSYGRYDLPTSDGKSLFASLKKLCDTLPADTKVYNGHSGMTTIGEEKENLTRNGII, from the coding sequence ATGAATATAAAAGAGTTTAAACTTGGAATGATGCCGACAAATGGATTTTTAGTCTGGAAGGATAAAGAAGCTGTTTTATTTGATTGTGGTGGAGCCAACTTATCGGAATTAGAAAAATTTATAGAGGAAAATAGTTTAACTTTAAAAAAAGTAATTTTTACCCATGGTCACTATGATCATATCGCGGGATTATTAAAATTAAAAGAGATCTATCCTAATATAGAGGTATATATAGGAGAGGAAGAGAAGGGATTTTTTACAGATTCTGCTCTGAGTCTTTCAGATTATCTGGCTAAAATAGATTTTAAATATGAAGATAGTTACAAAACAGTAAAGGATGGAGATACGATAGATGAGTTTGTAGTAATAGATACTCCAGGACATACTCAGGGTGGGAAATGTTTTTACCATGAGGAATCAGGGATAGTTGTTGTAGGAGATACTATGTTTAAGGGAAGTTATGGAAGATATGACCTGCCAACCAGTGATGGAAAGAGTTTATTTGCCAGCTTGAAAAAACTATGTGACACTCTGCCTGCTGATACAAAGGTATATAATGGCCATTCAGGAATGACTACTATTGGTGAAGAAAAGGAAAATTTAACGAGGAATGGAATTATTTAG
- a CDS encoding ArsR/SmtB family transcription factor has protein sequence MTIEKATLLLKMMSNPIRLGILRELTLRDEICVGNLEELLNVSQSSASQHLAHLRNSGIVCSRKNGKKVCYKVSEGSVKDILKALNI, from the coding sequence ATGACTATAGAAAAAGCAACCTTATTGCTTAAAATGATGTCTAATCCAATAAGATTAGGAATTTTGAGAGAGTTAACACTTAGAGATGAAATTTGTGTAGGAAATTTAGAAGAGCTCCTAAATGTCTCCCAGTCCAGTGCTTCCCAGCACTTGGCACACCTCAGAAATTCTGGGATAGTATGTTCTAGGAAAAATGGTAAAAAAGTTTGTTACAAGGTTTCAGAGGGAAGTGTAAAAGACATTTTAAAAGCATTGAATATATAG
- a CDS encoding fimbria/pilus outer membrane usher protein: protein MGKKFIVIFLLFLSVISFGEEFKGSYEEGYIEINVNKKIKYSFFPIYMDYSLEEPYVGVMNLFALTMARGMKIDRGKKMIYGRMGEADYKFYYGDTKYITGENDVYIRGNDLSQIFKLASYEWNTETYLMKIKTKFKTPYEIYLEQEERLKGLGADGEEDIDERDVYSQERKLFTPGVLRPRYSNFNVEDEEGTFSARYETHLLYGDFSTTGFIHPDAYFGYTALRYNEILGDKSIIVGDANMQTYEFLGSKRLTGIAIQDWNGAGNIEVGQTSIRGFAPYNSNVELYRNGSLYDFARVGEDGSYVFENINIQGYSDIYTIKIYNFDGSIEVKQISMMSANKILKKGKVDYGLLIGTHRDMNEEEEVIDIEEKPIEGNIQASYGLTNNLTMGFDYINNLTEKRVGSDNYNFPTELIGLDLYYTTGAVKYPTYFEFSEIYDIEHENDENRYSHIGKVRQRFGGNVLSLEGYMYNDFTAFLESYQNRYIADWRGVINNYLGYNLRYDNIDRFGFIEEYGSAGIYQNKNRVSHELGVSYPFSEEYGTSRAYYNYSNSNIEIYDTNLNFIFQIDSDFQDFEEETKLKVALKTAENKKFRGGIFLKYNSKDEYEAGLEARYKVYSWIEIVADLIHDEEETNHNIGVDMEKTIILEKPFTSNSNPSPDRSWMEGKVFMDDNNNGKHDEGEALLEGVEVKVGRKKGITGTDGLYFIDDISSYEVEDFEVNIETLDPMLEPANEKKHIKLYPATGGHMDIPIQVISVIMGDLEFRGDTVDGVKYFPIISQLYVQLKTLDGKVVMEKRLEPEGFFMLEKVLPGEYILEMDYRGEGQLNFEEKSKKLKIKLDKYGSYYEDYNFKVISYEKD, encoded by the coding sequence ATGGGAAAAAAATTTATAGTTATATTTTTATTATTCCTATCTGTGATCTCCTTTGGAGAGGAATTTAAAGGAAGTTATGAGGAAGGATATATAGAAATAAATGTAAATAAAAAAATTAAATACTCATTTTTTCCCATATATATGGATTATTCTCTAGAGGAACCCTATGTAGGTGTGATGAATTTATTTGCTTTAACCATGGCCAGAGGTATGAAAATAGACAGAGGAAAAAAAATGATTTATGGTCGAATGGGGGAAGCGGATTATAAGTTTTATTATGGGGATACTAAATATATTACTGGGGAAAATGATGTATATATAAGGGGAAATGATCTATCCCAGATATTTAAATTAGCGAGTTATGAGTGGAATACAGAGACTTATCTAATGAAAATTAAAACTAAGTTTAAAACTCCCTATGAGATCTACCTGGAGCAGGAAGAAAGACTCAAAGGATTAGGTGCTGATGGGGAGGAAGATATAGATGAGAGGGATGTATATTCTCAGGAGAGAAAATTATTTACGCCGGGAGTGCTCCGGCCAAGATATAGTAATTTTAATGTTGAAGATGAGGAAGGAACTTTCTCAGCAAGATATGAAACCCATCTGCTTTATGGAGATTTTTCTACTACAGGATTTATTCATCCGGATGCTTATTTTGGGTATACAGCTTTAAGATATAATGAGATTCTAGGTGATAAAAGTATAATTGTAGGAGATGCCAATATGCAGACCTATGAATTTTTAGGATCGAAAAGGTTAACAGGAATAGCTATTCAAGATTGGAATGGTGCCGGGAATATAGAGGTAGGGCAGACTTCTATCAGGGGATTTGCACCATATAATTCAAATGTAGAGTTATATAGAAATGGTTCATTATATGATTTTGCCAGGGTAGGAGAAGATGGGTCCTATGTATTTGAAAATATTAATATTCAGGGTTATAGTGATATATACACCATAAAAATATATAATTTTGATGGTTCTATAGAAGTAAAACAAATTTCTATGATGAGTGCAAATAAGATCCTAAAAAAAGGCAAGGTAGATTATGGTCTTTTAATAGGTACCCATAGGGATATGAATGAAGAAGAAGAGGTAATTGATATAGAAGAAAAACCTATAGAGGGGAATATTCAAGCTTCTTATGGATTAACCAATAATTTAACCATGGGTTTTGATTATATAAATAATCTCACGGAGAAGAGGGTAGGAAGTGACAATTATAATTTTCCAACTGAATTAATAGGATTAGATTTATATTATACAACTGGTGCAGTAAAATATCCCACATATTTTGAATTTTCAGAAATTTACGACATAGAACATGAGAATGACGAAAATAGATACTCTCATATAGGGAAGGTAAGGCAAAGGTTTGGAGGGAATGTATTATCTCTAGAAGGGTATATGTATAATGATTTTACAGCTTTTTTAGAAAGTTATCAAAACAGGTATATCGCTGATTGGAGAGGGGTTATAAATAATTATTTAGGATATAATTTGAGGTATGATAATATCGATAGATTTGGATTTATAGAGGAATATGGTAGTGCGGGAATATATCAAAATAAAAACAGGGTATCCCATGAATTAGGAGTTTCATATCCTTTTTCAGAAGAATATGGAACCAGTAGAGCGTATTATAATTATTCCAACAGTAACATTGAGATCTATGATACCAACTTGAATTTCATCTTTCAAATAGATTCTGATTTTCAAGATTTTGAGGAGGAAACAAAGTTAAAGGTAGCCCTGAAAACGGCAGAGAATAAGAAGTTTAGGGGAGGAATCTTTCTAAAATACAATTCTAAAGATGAATATGAAGCAGGGTTAGAAGCTAGATATAAAGTATATAGCTGGATAGAAATTGTAGCTGACTTAATACATGATGAAGAGGAAACAAACCATAATATAGGAGTAGACATGGAAAAAACTATTATTTTAGAAAAGCCATTTACAAGTAATTCTAATCCATCTCCAGACAGGTCCTGGATGGAAGGAAAGGTATTTATGGATGATAATAATAATGGAAAACATGATGAGGGAGAAGCTCTGTTAGAAGGAGTAGAGGTAAAGGTTGGAAGGAAAAAAGGAATAACCGGAACAGACGGATTATATTTTATAGATGATATTAGTTCCTATGAAGTGGAGGATTTTGAGGTTAATATAGAGACATTAGATCCTATGTTAGAACCGGCCAATGAGAAAAAACATATTAAATTATATCCGGCAACCGGCGGACATATGGATATTCCGATTCAAGTAATTTCAGTTATAATGGGAGATTTAGAATTCCGGGGTGATACAGTGGACGGAGTAAAATATTTTCCTATAATATCCCAGCTCTATGTTCAACTGAAGACTTTAGATGGAAAAGTAGTAATGGAAAAAAGGTTGGAGCCAGAGGGATTTTTTATGCTAGAGAAGGTTCTTCCAGGTGAATATATTTTAGAAATGGATTACAGGGGAGAAGGGCAATTAAATTTCGAGGAAAAATCTAAAAAATTAAAAATTAAATTAGATAAATATGGAAGTTATTATGAGGATTACAACTTTAAAGTCATCTCTTATGAAAAGGATTAG
- a CDS encoding uracil-DNA glycosylase, producing MKINNLWEELNFEINTCKIFKKSEKDSKVLLGGGNRNSNLLFIGDDPNLFEDENLRVAPNSSGAFFKNLYELVDLSPEEFYLTNIVKCNLRLKDLSEEEKKIYADVLDMQIALLNPKVIITLGQEVSRFLLRDDTLKISEIRGKTYDWDGGIKVNPTYDPNFLIRNSDKKKGSPKWLTWKDMEEIKKTQG from the coding sequence ATGAAAATTAATAATTTATGGGAAGAACTCAATTTTGAGATAAATACCTGTAAGATTTTTAAGAAAAGTGAAAAAGACAGTAAAGTATTATTAGGAGGGGGGAATAGAAATTCCAACCTTTTATTTATAGGAGATGACCCTAATCTTTTTGAGGATGAAAACCTAAGGGTAGCTCCTAACAGCAGCGGTGCATTCTTTAAAAACCTATATGAATTGGTCGACCTGTCACCTGAGGAATTTTATCTTACCAATATTGTAAAGTGCAATTTAAGGTTAAAGGATCTTTCTGAGGAAGAGAAAAAGATCTATGCAGATGTTTTAGATATGCAGATTGCCCTTTTAAATCCTAAAGTAATCATTACCCTTGGACAAGAGGTCAGCCGATTTTTACTGAGAGATGATACATTAAAGATTTCTGAAATTCGTGGGAAAACTTACGATTGGGATGGAGGAATCAAAGTAAACCCTACCTATGATCCTAATTTTTTAATCAGAAATAGTGATAAGAAAAAGGGCAGTCCCAAGTGGCTGACTTGGAAGGATATGGAGGAAATAAAAAAAACTCAAGGATAA
- a CDS encoding MBL fold metallo-hydrolase, which produces MKVSILGSGSSGNSIFIEINNVKILIDAGFSGKKIKEKLEVIEEDINDIQALLITHEHGDHVLGAGIISRKYNLPIYITEESYDACKHKLGKIDPSNLNFIEGKFYLETVAITPFDVMHDAERTIGFSVEYMGKKLTLATDIGHITNIVREQFKGSQIAIIECNYDYNMLMNCDYPWDLKSRVKGRNGHLCNEDTAKFLTELYHEDLEKVYLVHVSNDSNCYDLAYNTVEFELIKNDINIDLEIVRQNTVTPIYKLKK; this is translated from the coding sequence ATGAAAGTATCAATACTAGGGAGCGGAAGTTCTGGAAACTCTATTTTTATCGAGATAAACAATGTTAAAATTTTAATCGATGCTGGATTTAGCGGGAAAAAAATAAAAGAAAAATTAGAAGTTATAGAAGAAGATATCAATGATATTCAGGCTCTCCTCATAACCCATGAACATGGAGATCATGTTTTAGGAGCCGGGATTATATCCAGGAAATATAATCTGCCTATCTATATAACCGAGGAAAGCTACGATGCCTGTAAGCATAAATTAGGAAAGATAGACCCTTCTAATCTAAATTTTATAGAGGGAAAATTTTATTTAGAGACTGTAGCAATAACTCCATTTGATGTTATGCATGACGCTGAGAGAACTATTGGCTTTTCAGTAGAATATATGGGAAAAAAACTTACTTTGGCTACTGACATAGGACATATTACCAATATTGTTCGGGAGCAGTTTAAAGGCTCTCAAATTGCTATCATTGAGTGTAACTACGATTATAACATGCTTATGAATTGTGACTACCCTTGGGATCTAAAGTCACGTGTAAAAGGAAGAAATGGTCACCTCTGCAATGAGGATACTGCAAAATTTTTGACTGAACTATACCATGAAGACTTAGAAAAAGTTTATTTAGTTCATGTGAGCAATGACAGTAACTGCTATGACCTCGCTTATAATACTGTGGAATTTGAATTGATAAAAAATGATATAAATATCGACCTTGAGATTGTAAGACAAAATACTGTTACACCTATATATAAATTAAAAAAATAA
- a CDS encoding flavodoxin encodes MKKIGLFYGTTGGRTTGVVDEFDFNLRDEVEIFDVANGIEKIKEFENLILVTPSYGFGELEAHWEAVIENFKKIDLSGKTLALVGLGSQTTFGESFVGALEILYKIIIKNGGKIIGLTSTDGYHFEECEAIIEGKFMGLVLDEENQDDMTPDRIYDWLEVIKKEFN; translated from the coding sequence ATGAAAAAAATAGGATTATTTTATGGAACTACCGGTGGAAGAACTACTGGTGTAGTTGATGAATTTGATTTTAATCTGAGAGATGAGGTTGAAATATTTGATGTAGCCAACGGGATTGAAAAAATAAAAGAATTTGAAAATCTAATCTTAGTTACACCTAGTTACGGATTTGGTGAATTAGAAGCTCACTGGGAAGCTGTTATAGAAAATTTTAAAAAAATTGATCTTAGTGGTAAAACTTTAGCTCTCGTAGGTTTAGGAAGCCAGACTACATTTGGAGAATCCTTTGTAGGAGCTTTAGAGATTTTATATAAGATCATCATTAAAAATGGCGGGAAGATTATTGGATTAACTTCTACAGATGGATATCATTTTGAAGAATGTGAAGCTATCATTGAAGGTAAATTTATGGGGTTAGTTTTAGACGAAGAAAATCAAGATGACATGACTCCTGACAGGATCTATGACTGGCTTGAAGTTATTAAAAAAGAATTTAACTAA